TGTCGCAAAGAAAACTTTAGATGTGGCATTATTATTTAGTGATGAGAGCTATACCAACGAGAACTTTAGCAATGATGCTAATGGCATCAAGCAACTTTTAAGCTGGATTCGCAAACAAGGTGGGCAAGGTTGTCCCTTGTGTCTTGAAGCGACCGGCAGGTTAGAGATGAAGCTTTGCTTGAT
The genomic region above belongs to Chromatiales bacterium and contains:
- a CDS encoding transposase yields the protein MKPKQATTIGVDVAKKTLDVALLFSDESYTNENFSNDANGIKQLLSWIRKQGGQGCPLCLEATGRLEMKLCLMGYQAQYPIRLVPPV